One segment of Anaerolineae bacterium DNA contains the following:
- a CDS encoding DUF354 domain-containing protein, with product MRVLIDVGHPGHVHFYKHVIWNLQKQGHEVLISARDKDVTLALLDYYQFPYRVLSAIGKGFWGLAAEFLKREWALLRLMQEFKPDVVTEIGGLFIAPVCKLLRKPSLVFTDSEPVPLDRYLTYPFASAIYTPDCFMRDLGKRHARYAGYHELAYLHPNYFKPDAGVLDELGVSKDEPFIVLRFVAWKASHDIGQYGFSIEFKREIVQTFGRYGRVFITSETPLPEEFEPYRITVPPHRIHDVLYYTRLFMGDGATMATEAGILGTPAVRASSMALSMGNFVELMERYNLVYSYYNPTQALSKAVEFLEQKDAKKEWRQRREKLLAEKIDVTRFLVNVIQNHQ from the coding sequence ATGCGTGTATTAATTGATGTTGGGCATCCGGGGCATGTTCATTTTTATAAACACGTCATCTGGAATTTGCAGAAACAAGGACACGAAGTTTTGATTTCGGCGCGGGATAAGGATGTGACTCTGGCCTTATTGGATTATTATCAATTTCCCTATCGCGTGCTTTCCGCCATTGGCAAAGGTTTTTGGGGATTGGCCGCTGAATTTTTAAAACGGGAATGGGCCTTGTTGCGGTTGATGCAGGAATTTAAGCCTGATGTTGTTACTGAAATTGGCGGGTTATTCATTGCGCCGGTCTGTAAATTGTTGCGTAAACCCTCCCTTGTTTTCACCGATAGTGAACCTGTCCCTTTAGACCGGTATTTAACCTACCCTTTTGCCAGCGCCATCTATACGCCCGACTGTTTTATGCGCGACCTGGGAAAACGCCACGCGCGTTATGCGGGCTACCATGAATTGGCTTATCTTCATCCAAATTATTTTAAACCTGATGCGGGCGTATTGGATGAACTTGGCGTATCCAAAGATGAACCCTTCATTGTCCTGCGTTTTGTGGCCTGGAAAGCCAGCCACGATATTGGTCAGTATGGGTTCTCTATTGAATTTAAGCGAGAGATTGTGCAAACGTTTGGCCGTTATGGACGGGTGTTCATTACTTCGGAAACGCCATTGCCGGAGGAGTTTGAACCTTATCGCATCACAGTTCCCCCTCATCGCATTCACGATGTTCTTTATTATACCCGTCTTTTTATGGGAGACGGAGCTACGATGGCCACAGAGGCCGGTATTTTGGGCACCCCGGCGGTAAGAGCCTCATCAATGGCCTTGAGTATGGGCAATTTTGTGGAGTTAATGGAGCGGTATAATTTGGTATATTCGTACTACAACCCCACCCAGGCATTAAGTAAAGCCGTGGAATTTTTAGAGCAGAAAGACGCCAAAAAAGAATGGCGGCAGCGAAGAGAAAAATTGCTGGCAGAAAAAATTGATGTCACCCGTTTTCTTGTAAACGTAATTCAGAATCATCAATGA
- the pseB gene encoding UDP-N-acetylglucosamine 4,6-dehydratase (inverting), producing MNWQSKTILITGGTGSFGKKFTEVMLRDYQPQKLIIYSRDELKQHEMRLVYPDTEDSPMRYFIGDVRDKDRLYRAMQEVDIVVHAAALKQVPACEYNPLEAVKTNIDGAANIIDAAIDAGVNKVIALSTDKAVNPVNLYGATKLVAEKLFVQANAYSGEVGARFSCVRYGNVVGSRGSVIPLFKRQRKTGYITLTDKNMTRFWITLEQGVNFVIQAIELSHGGEVFVPKIPSMRVVDLADVIAPECEHKIIGIRPGEKLHEMLVSLAESRHTLEFDDMYLIQPVHPWWEQSAYEGATPMARGTKFSSDTNEWWLTKDELRQMLDEA from the coding sequence ATGAACTGGCAGAGTAAAACTATTTTAATCACTGGCGGGACAGGCTCCTTTGGTAAAAAATTTACAGAAGTTATGCTGCGCGATTATCAGCCCCAAAAACTAATTATTTACAGCCGTGATGAATTGAAACAGCACGAGATGCGCTTAGTTTATCCCGATACGGAAGACTCGCCCATGCGTTATTTTATCGGCGATGTGCGCGATAAAGACCGCCTGTACCGGGCTATGCAAGAGGTGGATATTGTGGTGCATGCCGCAGCTCTCAAACAGGTGCCCGCATGCGAGTACAACCCCCTGGAAGCGGTAAAGACAAATATTGACGGCGCAGCAAACATTATTGACGCCGCTATTGATGCCGGGGTTAACAAAGTGATAGCCCTCAGCACCGATAAAGCGGTCAATCCGGTCAACCTGTACGGGGCCACAAAATTAGTGGCTGAAAAATTATTTGTGCAAGCTAACGCCTATTCTGGCGAGGTGGGCGCCCGCTTTAGTTGCGTACGATACGGTAATGTGGTAGGAAGCCGGGGGAGTGTAATCCCTTTATTCAAAAGGCAACGTAAAACCGGTTACATCACCCTTACCGATAAAAATATGACCCGTTTTTGGATTACGCTGGAGCAAGGCGTAAACTTTGTTATCCAGGCGATTGAATTGAGTCATGGCGGCGAAGTGTTTGTGCCCAAAATTCCCAGCATGCGCGTTGTTGATTTGGCCGATGTCATTGCCCCGGAGTGTGAGCATAAGATAATTGGTATCAGGCCCGGTGAAAAGCTGCACGAGATGCTGGTTTCGCTGGCCGAATCGCGTCATACCCTGGAGTTTGACGATATGTATCTTATCCAGCCCGTTCATCCCTGGTGGGAACAATCGGCGTATGAGGGCGCGACTCCTATGGCTAGGGGAACAAAATTTTCCAGCGATACTAATGAATGGTGGTTAACCAAAGATGAATTACGCCAAATGCTTGATGAGGCTTAA
- the pseC gene encoding UDP-4-amino-4,6-dideoxy-N-acetyl-beta-L-altrosamine transaminase, whose translation MQLAINGGPPIRSEVLPYGHQVIDEADIAAVEQVLRGDWLTTGPTVAEFEAAFANKVKTTCAIAVSSGTAALHAAMYALNIKPGDEVILPPLTFAATANCVVFQGGTPVFADVDSETLLLAPEQVEAKITARTRAIIAVDYAGQPCDYDALCAIANQHHLPLVADACHALGGSYKTRPVGGLADLNVFSLHPVKHITTGEGGVITTDNPDFAQRMRMFRNHGITSDYQQREAQGSWFYEMIDLGYNYRLPDINCALGLSQLRKLETWVARRQAIAHQYDQALADIPAIALLPVRPQVSHAYHLYVIRLNLDQLQVDRSVIFKALRAERIGVNVHYIPVHLHPFYRRHLKTGPGLCPVAEAAYEQLMSLPLFPAMTNQDVDDVIKAIHKVITAYHI comes from the coding sequence ATGCAATTAGCCATTAATGGCGGCCCGCCAATACGTTCAGAAGTTTTGCCTTATGGCCATCAGGTTATTGATGAAGCTGACATTGCAGCGGTTGAACAAGTTTTGCGGGGCGATTGGTTGACCACCGGCCCTACCGTGGCCGAGTTTGAAGCCGCTTTTGCTAACAAAGTTAAAACCACCTGCGCCATAGCGGTTAGCTCTGGAACAGCGGCTTTGCATGCGGCCATGTATGCCCTTAACATTAAACCCGGGGATGAAGTGATTCTGCCGCCTCTGACATTTGCCGCGACAGCCAATTGTGTGGTTTTTCAGGGAGGAACGCCTGTTTTTGCCGACGTTGATTCTGAAACATTGCTGTTGGCCCCGGAGCAGGTTGAAGCAAAAATCACTGCCCGAACCAGGGCCATCATTGCCGTAGACTATGCCGGGCAACCGTGTGATTACGATGCCCTGTGCGCGATTGCTAATCAACATCATCTGCCCCTGGTGGCAGACGCTTGCCATGCCCTGGGCGGCAGTTACAAAACCCGTCCGGTGGGGGGGCTGGCAGATTTGAATGTCTTCAGTTTGCATCCGGTCAAACATATCACCACCGGCGAGGGAGGAGTTATTACCACCGATAACCCCGATTTTGCTCAACGAATGCGCATGTTCCGTAATCATGGAATTACCAGCGATTACCAACAACGTGAGGCGCAGGGTTCCTGGTTTTATGAAATGATAGATTTGGGCTATAACTATCGGCTGCCCGATATAAATTGCGCCCTGGGCCTGAGCCAGCTTCGCAAACTGGAGACGTGGGTCGCGCGCCGGCAGGCAATTGCCCACCAATATGACCAGGCCCTGGCCGATATTCCGGCCATCGCCCTCCTACCAGTCCGGCCCCAGGTTAGCCATGCTTATCACCTCTATGTTATTCGTCTTAACCTGGACCAATTGCAAGTTGACCGGTCGGTAATTTTTAAGGCCCTACGGGCCGAGAGAATAGGGGTGAATGTGCATTACATCCCGGTGCATTTACATCCTTTCTATCGTCGGCATTTAAAAACCGGGCCGGGGTTGTGCCCTGTAGCCGAAGCAGCCTATGAGCAATTGATGTCACTCCCCCTCTTCCCGGCCATGACCAACCAGGATGTGGATGATGTCATTAAGGCAATACACAAAGTTATAACAGCCTACCATATTTGA
- a CDS encoding methyltransferase domain-containing protein, whose amino-acid sequence MSKLTEQMKTWANTFGQEYTNRNAMSLEEMEALYKSRYGLTRTELNQRFLKGIDPSIRILEVGSNVGNQLLCLQQMGFRNLYGIELQSYAVELSKSRTRQINIIEGSAFDIPYEDDYFDLVFTSGVLIHISPADMAGALQEIYRCAKHYIWGFEYYADAYTEISYREHANLLWKTNFAKLYLDLFADLALVKEEKIYHLDSDNVDSMFLLKKV is encoded by the coding sequence ATGTCAAAATTGACTGAACAAATGAAAACCTGGGCAAACACATTTGGCCAGGAATACACCAATAGAAATGCTATGTCGTTAGAAGAGATGGAGGCTTTGTACAAAAGCCGGTATGGCCTGACCAGAACCGAATTGAATCAGAGGTTTTTAAAAGGAATAGACCCTTCCATTCGGATTCTGGAAGTTGGCTCCAATGTGGGCAATCAGTTGTTATGTTTGCAGCAGATGGGCTTCCGTAATCTTTATGGGATAGAATTACAAAGTTATGCGGTTGAGCTTTCCAAATCGCGCACCCGGCAAATTAATATCATTGAGGGGTCGGCCTTTGATATTCCCTACGAGGACGATTACTTTGATTTGGTTTTTACTTCCGGGGTGCTTATCCATATCAGCCCGGCTGATATGGCCGGGGCGTTACAAGAAATATACAGATGTGCCAAACATTATATTTGGGGATTTGAGTATTACGCTGATGCGTACACTGAAATTTCATACAGGGAGCACGCGAACCTGCTCTGGAAAACCAATTTTGCCAAACTATATCTTGATTTATTTGCTGATTTGGCCTTGGTTAAAGAAGAAAAAATTTATCACCTTGATAGTGATAATGTAGATTCAATGTTTCTGCTCAAGAAAGTATAA
- a CDS encoding glycosyltransferase family protein, producing the protein MKRMRVVAITQARMGSTRLPGKVLKPIGEKTMLARVINRAKQACLVNEVVVATTVEPADQAIVAECKHLGVSYFCGSEEDVLDRFYQAAQAHRAEGVVRITADCPFIEPTVIDKVVSVFLAKQPDYASNVLERTYPRGLDVEVMKFETLSLAWQEAVEIYQRVHVTPYIYQNPDKFSLLAITAETNHSDYRWTVDTPEDLEFAQSIYARLDNNETFNWQDVLSLLAQEPDLIDLNRRICQKSLQDA; encoded by the coding sequence ATAAAACGGATGCGTGTTGTTGCCATTACCCAGGCCCGTATGGGCAGCACCCGTTTACCGGGTAAAGTGCTTAAACCTATTGGTGAAAAAACAATGCTGGCGCGGGTAATAAACCGGGCCAAACAGGCTTGTCTTGTGAACGAGGTGGTTGTGGCCACCACGGTTGAACCGGCGGACCAGGCTATTGTGGCCGAGTGCAAACATCTTGGCGTATCTTACTTTTGTGGGAGTGAAGAGGATGTTTTGGATAGATTTTATCAGGCCGCGCAGGCTCACCGGGCTGAAGGAGTGGTTCGTATCACGGCCGATTGTCCCTTTATTGAACCAACGGTGATAGACAAGGTTGTTAGTGTATTTCTGGCAAAACAACCCGATTATGCCAGTAACGTTTTGGAGCGCACTTACCCCCGGGGCCTGGATGTGGAAGTGATGAAGTTTGAAACCTTGAGTTTGGCCTGGCAAGAAGCAGTTGAAATTTATCAACGAGTGCATGTAACCCCCTATATTTATCAAAACCCTGATAAGTTTTCTTTGTTGGCTATTACGGCTGAGACAAACCACAGTGATTATCGTTGGACAGTAGATACGCCTGAAGATTTGGAATTTGCCCAATCCATATATGCTCGATTAGATAATAACGAAACTTTTAACTGGCAAGATGTACTCAGCTTATTGGCTCAAGAACCCGACCTGATAGATTTGAATCGTCGTATTTGCCAGAAATCATTACAAGACGCATGA
- the pseG gene encoding UDP-2,4-diacetamido-2,4,6-trideoxy-beta-L-altropyranose hydrolase, producing MTAGTKRLVIRADANTRIGSGHVMRCLALAQAWQDAGGSVSFVMAAANTALADRLTSEGMAWVNLPVEPGSVEDATQTANLAHEQKALWVVVDGYHFLAGYQRIIKESGLKLLYLDDYGHAHHYYADVVLNQNIYAHEGLYAHREASTQLLLGTPYILLRREFTQWRNWAREISQTGRKILVTLGGADPENVTLAVVQALEKVPIENLAAVVVIGANNPHEAELRSALNCSSLSICLRKDVLNMPELMAWADIAIAAAGSTAWELAFMGLPSLLLVLADNQHPVAKCLDARKIAIHLDGHNLSDQISQAAQQLSAVRVRQSMSQLGRDLVDGEGCQRVLRQLKNLT from the coding sequence ATGACTGCTGGAACAAAAAGACTGGTTATCCGGGCCGACGCCAATACCCGCATTGGTTCCGGCCACGTAATGCGCTGCCTGGCTCTGGCTCAGGCCTGGCAGGACGCCGGCGGCAGCGTGAGTTTTGTGATGGCAGCGGCCAATACCGCCCTTGCAGACCGTTTAACATCTGAGGGGATGGCCTGGGTTAATTTGCCGGTTGAGCCGGGCAGTGTTGAGGATGCAACCCAGACGGCGAACCTGGCCCATGAGCAGAAAGCGTTGTGGGTGGTGGTTGATGGGTATCACTTTTTGGCCGGTTATCAACGCATCATCAAAGAATCAGGGTTAAAACTTTTGTACCTTGATGATTACGGCCACGCCCATCATTATTACGCCGATGTGGTGTTGAATCAAAATATCTATGCCCATGAGGGTTTGTATGCTCATCGAGAGGCGTCCACCCAACTGTTGTTGGGAACGCCCTACATCCTTTTACGGCGAGAGTTTACGCAATGGCGCAATTGGGCCAGAGAAATTTCTCAAACGGGACGCAAGATATTGGTCACGCTTGGCGGCGCCGACCCGGAGAATGTTACGCTGGCCGTGGTGCAGGCTTTAGAGAAGGTTCCCATTGAAAACTTGGCAGCGGTTGTTGTGATTGGCGCAAACAATCCTCACGAGGCAGAACTTCGCTCGGCGCTCAATTGTTCCTCTTTGTCCATCTGTTTGCGGAAGGATGTGCTGAATATGCCTGAACTTATGGCCTGGGCCGATATTGCCATAGCTGCCGCCGGGAGTACGGCCTGGGAACTTGCTTTTATGGGCTTGCCCAGCCTGCTCCTGGTTCTGGCCGATAATCAACATCCCGTGGCCAAATGCCTGGACGCCAGGAAAATTGCCATTCATTTAGATGGTCACAATCTTTCTGACCAAATAAGTCAGGCCGCCCAGCAATTATCGGCAGTAAGAGTGCGGCAGTCTATGTCGCAACTGGGACGCGATTTAGTGGATGGTGAGGGATGCCAGAGAGTGTTGAGGCAGTTAAAAAATTTAACCTAA
- a CDS encoding GNAT family N-acetyltransferase: protein MPESVEAVKKFNLKLRPAQKSDCQLIWEWANDPEARKVSFSSDFIPWEQHLAWFQQKLTDSKVLLFLALNEQDIPIGQVRYEIDEKNEAVISISVAKEFRGQGYGPALIERGGEKLFALTRVGVVHAYVTPPNHASVRAFITAGFEQVGTTVIKGQQALHFVWQRDRNSQ from the coding sequence ATGCCAGAGAGTGTTGAGGCAGTTAAAAAATTTAACCTAAAATTAAGACCGGCTCAAAAAAGTGATTGCCAATTAATTTGGGAATGGGCCAACGACCCGGAGGCGCGTAAAGTATCCTTTTCTTCAGATTTTATTCCATGGGAGCAACATCTGGCCTGGTTTCAGCAAAAGCTCACCGACTCAAAAGTTCTCCTTTTTTTGGCCCTGAATGAGCAGGATATACCCATTGGGCAAGTTCGTTATGAGATTGATGAGAAGAATGAGGCGGTGATTTCTATCAGTGTGGCCAAAGAGTTTCGCGGCCAGGGTTATGGCCCTGCCCTCATTGAGCGTGGTGGTGAAAAACTTTTTGCCTTGACCAGGGTGGGGGTTGTGCATGCCTATGTGACCCCACCCAATCACGCCTCTGTTCGCGCTTTTATCACGGCAGGTTTTGAGCAGGTAGGAACAACAGTTATTAAAGGACAACAGGCCTTACACTTTGTTTGGCAGAGAGATAGAAATAGCCAATAG
- a CDS encoding N-acetyl sugar amidotransferase yields MRYIKYCKRCIMPETKPDLYIDETGVCNACRNYERRQEIDWDQRRQELLAILERYRSKNGNNYDCVIPVSGGKDSHYQTLRILELGMNPLCVTATTDKLSAIGRRNIENLKLQGVDYVEVTVNPVVRRNINRLALTQVGDISWPEHVTIFTIPVRIAVQFNIPLIVWGENSQNEYGGPAAAAENNVLTRRWLEEFGGLLGLRVSDLIGQAGIEARHLIQYTYPSDEELQRSGVTGIFLGYYLPWDGYGNALFSQAHGFETYHQPVEGSLVNYENLDNAQTGIHDYFKFLKYGFGRATDLACMHVRRGRLSRNDAVKLVKKHDGKFPWVYLGVPLEEILDDIDMSLDEFVGVCDRFTNKKLFVCDTRGNLVKDRHGNLTKINYDNVASDDETTTLERLTLGYRMLAGSEVGAKLQD; encoded by the coding sequence ATGAGATATATTAAATATTGTAAACGCTGTATTATGCCTGAAACCAAACCAGACCTTTACATTGATGAGACGGGCGTTTGTAATGCCTGCCGCAATTATGAACGGCGGCAGGAGATAGATTGGGACCAACGCCGGCAAGAGCTGCTTGCTATTCTTGAGCGTTATCGTTCTAAGAATGGCAATAACTATGACTGCGTTATCCCTGTCAGCGGCGGTAAAGACAGCCATTATCAAACGCTCCGCATATTAGAACTGGGCATGAACCCCCTATGCGTTACGGCTACCACGGATAAACTATCCGCCATCGGCAGGCGAAATATTGAAAACCTGAAACTCCAGGGTGTTGATTACGTTGAGGTGACTGTCAATCCGGTGGTGAGACGAAACATAAACCGCTTGGCTCTCACCCAGGTGGGAGACATCTCGTGGCCTGAGCATGTTACCATTTTTACTATCCCGGTACGTATTGCGGTTCAGTTCAATATTCCGTTGATTGTTTGGGGAGAAAACTCCCAGAATGAGTATGGCGGTCCGGCGGCGGCGGCAGAAAACAATGTATTAACCCGCCGTTGGTTAGAAGAATTTGGCGGGTTGTTGGGACTGCGTGTTTCAGACTTGATTGGACAGGCAGGTATTGAGGCCAGACACCTTATCCAATATACCTACCCCTCCGACGAGGAGTTGCAGCGGTCAGGCGTCACCGGCATCTTTTTAGGGTATTACCTGCCCTGGGATGGGTATGGGAACGCCCTCTTCTCGCAGGCGCATGGATTTGAAACTTATCACCAACCGGTGGAGGGGTCGCTGGTAAATTATGAGAACCTGGATAATGCGCAGACCGGCATCCACGATTATTTTAAATTCTTAAAATATGGTTTTGGCCGGGCCACTGATTTGGCGTGCATGCATGTCCGGCGCGGCCGTCTTTCAAGAAACGATGCGGTTAAATTGGTCAAAAAGCACGACGGGAAATTTCCGTGGGTATACCTGGGCGTGCCCCTTGAGGAAATTTTGGATGATATTGATATGAGCCTGGATGAATTTGTTGGGGTTTGTGACCGTTTTACCAACAAAAAACTTTTTGTTTGTGACACGCGCGGCAACCTGGTTAAGGACCGGCATGGCAATCTTACCAAAATTAATTATGATAACGTGGCTAGCGACGACGAGACAACAACCCTGGAGCGCCTTACCCTGGGATACCGCATGCTGGCAGGTTCTGAGGTAGGCGCCAAATTACAAGATTGA
- the hisH gene encoding imidazole glycerol phosphate synthase subunit HisH: MNKVAIVDYGMCNLDSVARAVEECGGQPMVTDEAGDFEIAHRIILPGVGAFPDAMRNIRQRSLDEILAEQVFGKQIPFLGICLGMQLLATKGWEGGETAGLGWIEGEVQRLQPLDNTTRIPHIGWNEVIFNRTSWLFEGVPSGKDFYFVHSYHFGCAKPQNILAYTPYCGQFVSAVGRDWIWGVQFHPEKSQQLGFQVLKNFLAI; this comes from the coding sequence ATGAATAAAGTGGCTATTGTTGATTACGGCATGTGCAACCTGGACTCCGTGGCCCGGGCCGTGGAAGAATGTGGCGGCCAGCCGATGGTCACTGACGAGGCCGGTGATTTTGAGATTGCTCATCGTATCATCTTGCCCGGCGTGGGGGCCTTTCCCGACGCGATGCGTAACATCAGGCAGCGGTCGCTTGATGAAATCCTGGCGGAACAGGTGTTTGGTAAACAAATCCCTTTTTTGGGAATTTGTTTGGGCATGCAGTTGTTGGCGACAAAAGGTTGGGAAGGCGGTGAAACCGCCGGTTTAGGCTGGATTGAGGGGGAGGTGCAGCGGTTGCAGCCGCTTGATAATACCACTCGCATTCCCCATATTGGCTGGAATGAAGTCATTTTTAACCGGACCTCCTGGCTATTTGAGGGGGTGCCATCGGGTAAGGATTTTTATTTTGTCCATAGTTACCATTTTGGCTGCGCCAAACCTCAAAATATCCTGGCCTATACTCCTTATTGCGGTCAGTTTGTCTCCGCGGTAGGCCGTGATTGGATTTGGGGGGTGCAATTTCATCCAGAAAAAAGCCAGCAGTTGGGATTTCAGGTCCTTAAGAACTTTTTGGCTATTTGA
- the hisF gene encoding imidazole glycerol phosphate synthase subunit HisF, with translation MLKVRIMPTLLFKDVGLVKGVSFDSWRRVGSAMQAIKVYNMRGVDELVFLDITATNDERPPDFETVDDLADECFMPMTVGGGVRTIDDVRHMLQVGADKVSINTAAVENPALIRQAAQKFGVQCVVVSIDAKQTGRGYEVYTHSGTQPAGLEPVMWAREVEKLGAGEILLTSIDCDGTMTGYDLELTRAVSEAVSIPVIASGGAGNYEHMVEALREGKASALAAASIFHFTQQTPLEAKHYLQERGFKVRL, from the coding sequence ATGCTCAAAGTGCGGATTATGCCCACGCTCCTATTTAAAGATGTGGGCCTGGTTAAAGGCGTGAGTTTTGATTCTTGGCGGCGAGTGGGCAGCGCCATGCAGGCCATCAAGGTTTATAATATGCGCGGGGTTGATGAATTGGTTTTTTTGGATATTACGGCTACAAATGACGAGCGCCCGCCCGACTTTGAAACAGTGGATGACCTGGCCGATGAATGTTTTATGCCCATGACCGTTGGCGGCGGCGTGCGTACTATAGATGATGTCCGGCACATGCTTCAGGTTGGCGCGGATAAGGTCTCCATCAATACCGCCGCGGTGGAAAACCCCGCCCTGATTAGACAGGCCGCGCAAAAGTTTGGGGTTCAGTGCGTTGTTGTGTCTATTGATGCCAAACAAACAGGCCGGGGGTATGAGGTGTATACCCATTCAGGAACGCAACCGGCAGGACTTGAGCCGGTGATGTGGGCCCGAGAGGTTGAAAAATTGGGCGCAGGCGAAATTCTGTTGACTTCGATTGATTGTGATGGAACGATGACCGGCTATGACCTTGAACTAACCCGTGCCGTCAGTGAAGCTGTGTCTATCCCGGTCATTGCTTCGGGTGGCGCAGGAAATTATGAACATATGGTTGAAGCATTGCGAGAAGGAAAAGCCTCAGCGTTGGCAGCTGCCAGTATCTTTCACTTTACGCAACAAACACCATTGGAAGCAAAACACTATCTTCAAGAGCGCGGTTTTAAGGTGCGTTTGTAG
- a CDS encoding radical SAM protein, whose amino-acid sequence MNIVLINVSVRPYMDKAYFPTGLAYVATALKRNGYEFDIIDLEAHRHSDAELAELLGKKSYKVIALGTLVSGYKYAKKVVSIAKRTNPGATIIAGNSVASSIPEHLLTYTEVDIAVKGEGDITIINIMKALEGKTSLSDVKGIVFLDDGHMVDTGYAEIIKDINTIPFPDWDLFDMNLYLSKSIQDVPEPYPIPKEQIKAFVVNTARGCPFGCSFCYHVFQYAKYRYRSPESIIAEVATLQEKYGINYINFFDELTFLSIKQTEAFADALLSSDLKFYWNADIRGNLFTENNLDLLFKLKEGGCQSFGYSLESGNPEILKTMNKKLKVEDFKKQKRALDKAGIKTFTSLVLGYPQETVETLKDTFDVCYELNLYSSAGYLLPQPGTPMFEVAKQKGFADDLESYLMQMGDRQDLRFNMTNIPDHVLEKEVNKYLRRISDKIGLGLTDEQLVKTFSFILSDEDRSNDYQNQ is encoded by the coding sequence ATGAATATTGTTTTAATTAATGTTTCTGTGCGGCCTTATATGGATAAGGCCTACTTTCCAACCGGACTTGCTTATGTTGCCACGGCATTGAAACGAAATGGATATGAATTCGACATTATTGACCTTGAGGCGCATCGCCATTCTGATGCAGAATTGGCAGAATTGCTTGGCAAAAAATCTTATAAAGTTATCGCCTTGGGGACCCTGGTTTCCGGATATAAGTATGCTAAAAAAGTGGTGTCTATTGCCAAAAGAACAAATCCTGGAGCTACGATCATTGCCGGCAATTCCGTGGCATCTTCCATTCCGGAACATCTGCTAACGTATACAGAGGTGGATATTGCCGTCAAGGGCGAAGGTGACATCACCATAATCAACATTATGAAAGCTTTAGAAGGCAAAACCTCTCTGTCAGATGTAAAGGGGATTGTTTTTCTGGATGATGGTCACATGGTGGATACAGGCTATGCCGAAATCATCAAAGATATTAATACAATTCCTTTTCCGGACTGGGATTTGTTTGATATGAATTTGTATCTCAGCAAGTCCATTCAGGATGTGCCTGAACCTTATCCGATACCCAAGGAACAAATAAAAGCCTTTGTAGTGAACACCGCTCGCGGCTGCCCTTTTGGCTGCTCGTTCTGCTATCATGTGTTTCAATACGCCAAGTATCGGTATCGCTCTCCCGAATCAATTATTGCAGAAGTGGCGACCCTTCAGGAAAAATATGGCATCAATTACATTAATTTCTTTGATGAACTCACCTTTTTGAGTATAAAGCAGACGGAAGCATTTGCAGATGCTTTACTCTCCAGTGACTTAAAATTCTATTGGAATGCCGACATACGCGGCAATCTTTTCACTGAGAATAATTTAGATCTTTTGTTCAAACTAAAAGAGGGCGGCTGTCAAAGTTTTGGCTATTCTCTGGAGTCAGGGAATCCGGAAATTCTCAAAACTATGAATAAAAAGTTAAAAGTAGAAGATTTCAAAAAGCAAAAAAGAGCACTGGACAAAGCAGGAATCAAGACTTTTACCAGTCTTGTTCTGGGGTATCCTCAAGAAACGGTAGAAACCCTTAAGGATACATTTGATGTTTGTTATGAACTTAATCTTTACTCCAGCGCGGGATATCTTTTACCCCAGCCCGGCACTCCTATGTTTGAGGTGGCTAAACAAAAAGGGTTCGCTGATGATTTGGAATCATATTTGATGCAAATGGGAGATCGACAGGACCTGAGATTTAATATGACTAATATACCTGACCACGTGTTAGAAAAAGAGGTAAACAAATATCTCCGGCGTATTTCTGATAAAATAGGCTTAGGGTTAACAGATGAACAACTTGTAAAAACGTTTTCGTTTATTTTATCAGATGAAGATCGTTCGAATGACTATCAAAATCAATAA